In Bosea sp. PAMC 26642, the DNA window GTGCTCGATCGCATCGCCGGTCTCACGCAGCAGGTTGGGAATGTCGATCGCCGCCATCGGATCGGTGCACTCGACCATCAGCAATGCGCCGGCCTCGGCGCCTTTGAGCGCCTTGCGCACCCGCAGGGCGGGTAGCGGGCATTTCAGGCCGCGAAGGTTGAGCGGGATCGAGGTCATCGGCGTTGGAACTCGGCAGATCGGTAGCGATTCATATGATGGCTTTCGTCGTGGGAGCAACCGCGCCTATCCTTCTCCCCGCGGGGGAGAAGGTGGCCCGGCGAAGCCGGGTCGGATGAGGGACGTCTAGCTGTGCGCCGTTTTTCCTTCCCTCATCCGTCATGGCTCCGCCATGCCACCTTCTCCCCCGAGGGGAGAAGGAAGACCGCGCCTCTCTTGGCCCTGATGCTGGCGCTGGCCTCTCCCGCCCCCGCCCAGGAGCTGCGCGGCCATGGCGGCCCGGTTCGGGCCATCGCCGTCTCGGGCGACGGCCGTTTCGCCATGACCGGCTCCTTCGACCAGTCGGCGATCCTGTGGCGGCTGGAGACAGGCAGCGCCGACAAGGTGCTGCGCTTCCACCAGGGCGCGATCAATGCGGTGGCGACGCTGAACGGCGTCGGCTTCGCCACCGGCGCCGAGGATGGCAGGGTCGCGCTCTGGCGCGGCGATGCGGCCGAGCCGGCCCGGGTTCTCGAAGGGCATAAGGGGCCGGTCGCGGCACTCGCCGTCTCGCCCGAAGGCGGCCATATCGCCTCCGCCTCCTGGGACGAGACGCTACGCGTCGTCTCGCTTGCGGATGGCATGGTGCGCGTACTGGAAGGCCACAAGGGCCCGGTCAACGGCGTAGCCTTCGCCGCCGGCGGCGCGGTGGTCTCCGCCGGCTACGACGCTACCTTGCGCCTCTGGCCGGCCGATGACGGCCCGGCGAAGATCGTCACCCTGCCTGCCGCTCTGAACGGCGTCGTCGTTGCGCCCGATGGCGAAATCGCGGTCGCGGCCGCCGACGGGCGCCTGCGGCTGTTCGGTCCCGATGGCGCGCCGCGCGCCGAGCTCGAGATCGTCCAGACCCCGCTGATCGCGCTGGCGCTCTCGGCCGACGGCGCGACCATAGCCGCCGGCGGCCTGCGCGGGCAGGTCGCGCTGGTCGACCGCAAGGCGCGCAGCATCCGCGCCACGCTGGTCGGCCCCGGCCTCCCGGTTTGGTCGCTCGCATTCCTCCCCAACGGCAGGCAGCTTCTCTCGGGCGGCGCCGACCGGGTGGTCCGGCGCTGGAACGCGCTGACCGGCGAGCATCTCGGCGCGGTCGTGCCGCGCGCCGGCGAGGACGTGCTGGCAGCCTTCCAGGGCGAGCGCGGCGCGCAGGTGTTTCGCGCCTGCGCCGCCTGCCACACGCTGACGCCGGCCGACGGCAACCGCGCCGGCCCGACGCTGCACGGCCTCTTCGGGCGCAGGATCGCGAGCGCGCCGGGCTATGCGTACTCGGATGCCTTCAAGGCGATGGACATCGTCTGGACGAAGGAGACGGTGGCGAAGCTGTTCGAGGTCGGACCCAACGCCTATACGCCGGGCACGAAAATGCCGGAGCAGACGATCGGGTCGGCTCAGGACAGGCAGGCGCTGGTGGACTGGCTGGAGAAAGTGACGCGGTGATCCCACCTGTCATTCCGGGGCGACCCGAAGGGTCGAGCCCGGAACCCACGACCGGGCGAGCGATCGCGCTTCGATGTCGCACCCGCTCGTGGGTTCCGGGTTCATCGCTGCGCGATGCCCCGGAATGACAAAGGGAGCTACTGCAGCGGATCTTCCCCCCGCTCGCGCCGTTCGCGCAGATAATCGTCCGTCGTGCGCACATTGGGCCGCTGCGGTGAGAGATGCGGGTCGAAGCTCTCGTTGACCACGACCTCGACGCGGCAATCCTCACACATCCGGATCACCGAGATGCGCGGCGCCGAGGCGCCGGAGAACATCCAGTGCTTGCCTTCGAGCTTCGCCGCGATCTTCTCGATCGTGCTGCGCACGCCGAACGGCTTTGCGCAGTTGATGCAGTGGAAGGGCTCTTCCTCCTTCAGCACGCGCTTGCCGCTGCGCCAGGCCTCGAAGTCGAGGCGCGGTTCAAGCGTAATAACCTTTTCGGGGCAGGTCGCGGCGCAAAGCCCGCACTGCACGCAGAGGTCTTCCTGGAAGGCGAGCGTCGGCCGGTCGGGATTGTCCGAGAGGGCCTGAACCGGACAGGCGGAGACGCAGGCGAGGCAGAGCGTGCAGCCCTCGGTCTCGACATGGATCGTTCCGAACGGTGCCAGCTCCGGCATTGCGACACTCGCCACCGGCGCAGGCGCCGCGCTGTGCAGTTCGCGGATCGTCTGGCGCAGCAGCGGCCGGCCATCGCCCATCGGCCTGAAACGCGCCAGTGCCGTCGTCGCGGTTCCCCGCACGAGTCGCGACAGGGCCTCGGCAAGTTGGTCCGGGTCGTCGGTCTCGATCAGCCCGGCGCAGCCGGTGCCGTAGCCAAGCGCGCCGGCCAGCGCATTGGCGTATTCGAGATTGCGCTGCAGCCCCGAAAGATCATGCTTCGGCTTCGCCTGGCCGAGAACGCGGATTGACGATGCTCCGAAGGCCAGCGCCGCCGCATAGGTCTCCAGACCCAGCTGCGTGATCTCGTTGACCCGCAGCGGCAGCACATGCGCCGGCAACCCCGTGCCGAATCGCGCCAGCGCGTCGATCAGCGCTTCGCCATGCTCGTCGTCATGCAGCAGCACGACCGGCGCCTGTCCACCGGCCTGCGCATAGGTGGACAGCAGCGTCCGCAGCTTGCGCAGCAGGGCGTCGGTCGGCGGCAGAGCGTAGGTCACCGCGCCGGTCGGGCAGACGGCCGCGCAGGCGCCGCAGCCGGCGCAGATCTCGGCCGAGATCGCGACATGGTCGCCGGCCGGCGTGATCGCGCCTGTCGGGCAAAGTTCGAGGCAGCGCGTGCAGCCGGTCTTGGAAGAGCGCGAATGGGCGCAGAGTTCCTCGTTCAGCCGGACGTAACTGGGCTTGTCGAATTCGCCGACGAGATGGCCGGCCTCGGCGATCAGCTTTTCGATCGCCGCAGAATCGCGCGGATCGGCCCGCAGATAGCCGGCGCGCAGGTCGCTCGCCGGAAACAGCGGTGTTCCGCCGGAGATGTCGATCACAATGTCGCAATGCGAGGTCGCGCCCTGGCGCGGTTCGCCGAAGACGAGCTTCGCGCGCGAGGACGGGGAGGGCGCCGCATAGTCGTCGACCTTGAGCTCGAAGGCGCCGAGCCAGCCCGTGGCGGCGACGATCGTGCCCTTCAGCACCGGTATCTCGTCGATGCGCGGCGGCGTCACCTCGCCCGGCCGGGTCAGCAGCACCGTGATGTCGAGATGCTCGGCCAGGCGCTGGCCGAGCGCGATCGCCGCCTCGTCGCGGCCATAGACCAGCGCCACGCCCTTGCTCTCCAGCGTGGTGAAGGCGACGGGCGGCATCGGCTCGGCGGCGGCAGCCAGCAGCGCCGCCATCTTCGGCCCCGCCGCCCTGGCCTGCTGCGCCCAGCCGGCCTGCTCGCGGATATTGGCGAAGACGAGATCGCCGGCATAGTCGAGATCGGCCGCGATCTCCTCGAACAGGGGCGCTTCCTGCGTGCAGCCGACCGTGATGGCGTTGCTTTCACCCAGAAGCCTCGTGAAAATGTCGGTCTGCGTCCGACACAGATGCCGCGCCGTCCGGATCTCGCTTCCCTGGCAGCCCCGCTTCAGCG includes these proteins:
- a CDS encoding sulfurtransferase TusA family protein translates to MTSIPLNLRGLKCPLPALRVRKALKGAEAGALLMVECTDPMAAIDIPNLLRETGDAIEHSSSENDLLIFHIRKAAA
- a CDS encoding c-type cytochrome, which codes for MLALASPAPAQELRGHGGPVRAIAVSGDGRFAMTGSFDQSAILWRLETGSADKVLRFHQGAINAVATLNGVGFATGAEDGRVALWRGDAAEPARVLEGHKGPVAALAVSPEGGHIASASWDETLRVVSLADGMVRVLEGHKGPVNGVAFAAGGAVVSAGYDATLRLWPADDGPAKIVTLPAALNGVVVAPDGEIAVAAADGRLRLFGPDGAPRAELEIVQTPLIALALSADGATIAAGGLRGQVALVDRKARSIRATLVGPGLPVWSLAFLPNGRQLLSGGADRVVRRWNALTGEHLGAVVPRAGEDVLAAFQGERGAQVFRACAACHTLTPADGNRAGPTLHGLFGRRIASAPGYAYSDAFKAMDIVWTKETVAKLFEVGPNAYTPGTKMPEQTIGSAQDRQALVDWLEKVTR
- a CDS encoding 4Fe-4S binding protein — protein: MSDAPRTLMVCSCEDTMPLDLDALKRGCQGSEIRTARHLCRTQTDIFTRLLGESNAITVGCTQEAPLFEEIAADLDYAGDLVFANIREQAGWAQQARAAGPKMAALLAAAAEPMPPVAFTTLESKGVALVYGRDEAAIALGQRLAEHLDITVLLTRPGEVTPPRIDEIPVLKGTIVAATGWLGAFELKVDDYAAPSPSSRAKLVFGEPRQGATSHCDIVIDISGGTPLFPASDLRAGYLRADPRDSAAIEKLIAEAGHLVGEFDKPSYVRLNEELCAHSRSSKTGCTRCLELCPTGAITPAGDHVAISAEICAGCGACAAVCPTGAVTYALPPTDALLRKLRTLLSTYAQAGGQAPVVLLHDDEHGEALIDALARFGTGLPAHVLPLRVNEITQLGLETYAAALAFGASSIRVLGQAKPKHDLSGLQRNLEYANALAGALGYGTGCAGLIETDDPDQLAEALSRLVRGTATTALARFRPMGDGRPLLRQTIRELHSAAPAPVASVAMPELAPFGTIHVETEGCTLCLACVSACPVQALSDNPDRPTLAFQEDLCVQCGLCAATCPEKVITLEPRLDFEAWRSGKRVLKEEEPFHCINCAKPFGVRSTIEKIAAKLEGKHWMFSGASAPRISVIRMCEDCRVEVVVNESFDPHLSPQRPNVRTTDDYLRERRERGEDPLQ